Sequence from the Toxoplasma gondii ME49 chromosome Ib, whole genome shotgun sequence genome:
CCGAGTCGGCCATCTGGAGCGCCGCTTTGCTGTGCGCGATCAGGACCACTGTTTTGACGGCGCCTGTCAACAGACGCGTCTCGTTTCGCTCGCTTTCTCCGGTCGACAAAGTGGAGTTCTCCTTCTGCAGGAGCTCTCGCAACGTCTGCAGAAGCAATCGCTCGTTTTCCGCGTCCAGGTGCGCAGTCGCTTCATCGAGAACGAGCACCGAGGCCCTCTTGATCAGAGCCCGCGCCAGGCCCAGTCGCTGCTGCTCCCCAGAGCTGAAGCCTGCGGCCGCCCCCTCCACCACTTCGTTCTCTCGGCTTATGTTGGGAGCCGACAAAAACTTGTCGACTTTGCACAGCCGACACACCTCCAAGAACAGCTCTGGACACCCTGCGGCAGGCTCGGGAGTCGCAGGTGGCGTCCACACACCGTACGTGATGTTCTCCCGTACGCTCAGCCCCGTCAGCAACGATGTGCTTTCGTTGTTTACGACGCCGATGagtttctgcagaagaagacgcgtcgGAATCGCCTGGACGTCCACGCCTGTGtagagaaaccgagagatCGCGAATGAAGACAAAGATGAGGAAGGACAGCCCGGAAGCGAGAGCACAGAACTGCGGGGGGCAGACAAAGAATCGGCGCAGACACCTGGCACCCCTACACCGCAACGCAGTGTTGCGCCTCAGCTACCTGAGCACACAGCGCGCCTCTGTCTTGGCGGGCGCTCGGAATCCGTgggtgtatgtgtgtatgtgtgagTGTCTATGTGGATGTGAATTTCTTTGTCAAACATGGACACCGagtcgagagcgagacgcaTTCAatcctcgctcttcgccaGAAGCCCCCAGTGAgaagcgtggagagagaagctttTTGCTGCGCAtgtctccacttctttctccctccagCTGAAGCGCCAGGCTTCCAGAGAGGATGCGTCGAGCATAGCCGATGCGTCGAACCCACTTCACTTCCAGAATGTGTTGTCCAACGCCTTTCGTTCTAAAAACTGACCGACATTGAGGCTCAGTCTGAACGTTCGCTTTCCGAGAGAGACATCGACGTACCGTCCAGAGTGACTGTTCCCTGCTGCGGGCGAAGTTCTTGGGTGAGGAGTTTAAGCAACGTGCTTTTGCCTGCCCCGCTGGCGCCAGTGACTGCAGTGACAGAGCCTggagggaagacgagggaaacgTTTTTGAGggctgcggtgtctccggttgtctccggtgtctcttttgaCTCGCCGATCTCGCGCCCCTCGTTTTTTGCTTCAGAGGCATGCgcgggaagaagcagcgacgccAGGGACGAGGTGGGTGCGGAACGCTCTTGAAAATCTTTGCTTCTCCCgtaggaaaaagagacattTGAGAAAACAATCTTCCCCTCAACTTGCTGGGCAACATCCTCCGGTCCAGCCCGCCCTTCCTCGAACTCCGAAATCTTCACCAAGAGCGGGAGACTCTCACGCTCCGatttcccctcttcctcacgctctttcctttgttcttcttcctgtccctcccttttctgcttcttgtgTTTGCGCTGCTCTCTTGCATCTGGGagctctcgctgtctcgaaGTGCCTGGCAGTCGCAAGGTCtcgccgacagagagaactgcatgcagacgcgcgcctgcctctgcagctctcGCGAGCTCCGAAGACACCGCAGTCAAGCCACTGAAGCCGACGCCGACCATGGACGAATACACTGCGAAGGTTGTGAGGTTGCCGTAAGACAGCTGGGAAAACGCACAGAAACAGACATCGTCGCGCTTGAAAGTGTATCTCTGTTTTGTCGTGCAGCTGCGCATCTTTCTGCAGTGAAAAGCGCGTCGGACGAAACCTGGCATGGGCCTCGGGACGACTCCGGATatgaaaaaagacaaaaaagcGACGACAACCCACGCACCCGTCCACACAAGCGTCTACGAATGCATACCCTTATATacttatacatacatatacagatatatatatatatatatatatatatatataagtgtgtgtgtctttaTAAGAGTGAATGGGGATTTGAGGGAGGCACAGAGACGTCGGCTTGCGTCCACGGTTTTTCGAGATGACTCTGTGAGTTTCGGGTGTCTGACTTTTGTGCATCGCCTGTGCTTCCACCCGTTCGTCTCGGCGATATGCCCCTCCGCGTCGTGGCTGTTTGTACACCCAAGCGTCGACTCACCACGCCTTGCTTGACGAGAGTAGTGCCATAGgtgagaagagcgaggaccGTCGCGTTTATCGAAAACGAGAGACCTCCAAAGAAGCAGCCGTTGGCAACCGCCGCGGCCTTCGCTGCCTCCAGAGcctcgtcttgtctcttctgcaggcGGAAGAGTTCCTGCTCCTGCTcctggtgtatgtacaccgtCTTCACGTGGAAGAGCCGGTCGGAGAGGAACGCAGTGCACTCCtgcatttctttctcgcgaATGCTGCGGAGGCGCCGAAGTCGCCTGAAGGTcgagacagagcagaaaacgcaagtGACGACAGGGTGGACAAAGAATGTCGAAAGGAAAGAGCAGGCAGCGGCcgaagtcgaggagaagatgaaggagagcagagagaaaagggtgTGGAGAGCGAGGTCCCCGAGAGCAAGATGTGTACTCTGAGAGGTTGTGAAAACACAGACGAGGAAATCATGTCTCATGCAGGAGTCGAGCAAGGAAGAGCAAAGCTGGACGGGTTGCAAAGAAGCCCCTCACACTGGGACGGAAAAGCAGGTGAGCCACAGAAACAAAGCGAAGAAGTTCTCTTCGAGCTGTTTCCTTCATTCGTCGatcaagagaagaaagaaaacgcccggttcgtcctcttcgcgttctctccccctctctcaTCCCGTCTCTTGCGCGTCCTTCTGGAGACCGCTGTCCGCGACTTTCCTCCTGGTTTttgctcgctttctctccttctttcgttCCCCGCAATGcacttccttcctcgcgcgCCGCATGCCCTTGccagtctctctgcgtctctgcctctcggcTTCAGCTCTGTCTTCCTGGTGCTCCTTCACTTTCCAGCGCTTCCTCACTTGGCAAGAAGCATCGCCGAACAGCCTGCcagtggaagaagcagcagggcGAGGACTGTGACTCGCGGGGAAatgagaagcagcagcgaagagccGCCGACTACGCTGCTCGTGTACCGCAGCGCCTGcgcctgcgtctgcgtcAACGCAGACACAAGCGCCTCGGTGTCCTCGGTGAAGAGAGGCAACAGATGGCCCGgggagcgacagagaaagagcgacggagGCATGTACAGTAGCGTCCGGAAGAGTTGCCGtctgcacagagaaaaacgaaaaacgacgAATGAGGGCACCCAGGACTCTACGCTCGTTGAGTGTCTCCGCGCGGGTGCTGCATGCGAGAGATGAACATACGTCGGCTCTCGAAGAGactgcgaagaaacgcacatGCAACTTGCCGCCGGCAACGCTGCGCGGGGAGAGATTCGAAAAAGGCTTCACCCCGTGCTTCTTGGAGGCAAACGACACAGCCACAATTCAGCGAAGGTTCAAAACACTGCAAACAtactgcatatatatatatataaacaaCAGACGCATAAACTACATATATGAACactatatataaatatacatatatgtacatgtaaatgcatatatgtatacattgtatgtatgcatgtatgtatgtatgtatgagCAGAAGAGGACTGGGCAACTTCTTGAGAGACAGGGGGGTCTAGACGCGAGCTGGAAGtccagagacagctgggAAAACAGGTTTCCGTTGAGTCGCAACCAGCGCTTTCCAAAGGGGCGACCAAAGTCCggcctgttttctctcttctctttcgctttttcgcaCTTGGGTTTCGATCGTTCCGTGGAGACAGCTGCGCGCCCGCGCAAAATCGCGGCCACTCGCATGGCGTCGATTTGGAGTCTCTCCGACGCTCGCTTTTGGGGAAGCACCTCCAATGCAATTGTCCCTCGTGGACACTGAGGTCACGGGCATGAACCCTGCAGATCTGTCGTCTCTACGAGCACAAAACTACCGGGAGATAGGCGTTCGCTGGGAGCAGCTCTCTTCTGAAAGAACGGTACATGTTTCACACGAACGTAGGAGGtccgaagacgaagccgTCGAGCAACtggtttcctgtctctgagCTCACCGGACTTCCATACGCATTTCGTGTTCGGCGGTTTCCAGCTGAGAAGTTCGCAGGAAACTCGAGAACGCTCCGAGGCAAACGACGCATGCAATCAACGTGAAGAGAACCTTCGGCGGCTGACTCTTCAGCGCCTCCTTCCCGCCGCCGCACAACACTTGACCGAGAACTGTCCACACTCCCGAGAGGACCGAGCCGACACCGGCGAAGAGACCCGTCGCAGGCGCACAGCCCGCCcccgcagaagcagagaaagaagaagagagagaagaagggagagacgaagagcgagaagaagaggaagcggcgTCAATAGCGATTCCGAGCAACGTAGGCGTTGCCAGATTGCAGGAGCTGCAAACGatgagggaagagaaggcgaggaacagGCGCTTGCGCGTTCTGTCTGGGCAGAAACGActgaagagagcgaagagactcGCCCGGGACGTAGCCGGGGCCTCCGGAGAGGAGGCGCCTTTCGACAAGACACCCGGCATGACTGCAGccgcaaaggagacagggcggagacagagagaacgccgTTGACGCGTGGAGGAggggcgaaggaagagagagaaacgagagaatgATGACGGCGGGAAGAGATCCGGAGACGGGGGCGCAGGCCGCTTTGGGTAGGAGGCGAGACTGGCAGAACGAGTCGCGGGTGGACGCCGGGGTGAGTCGAAGCTGTGAGAAACCGCGGggagggaaaggaaaagagaaaagcaagcGGAAGGACGGAGGGATAATGCTTCACGAGGAAGCAGCAcgacgctgaagaagaccCGCGAGGCTCGAGCGAAAAACCAGCCGACAACACTCAAACACTCGAAGCAACGGCTGCGGTGTCTGTTGCCTGGACGAACGCGACACACTCGAGGGGGATTCGTTCCGGAAAGGAGGACTTCCGGGGGGTGGAAAAAGGATGCAGAACGCGAACTTCGCGGAGAATGGGTgaagacagaacagaagaagtcgagaaagaagaaagaaagagccGCGCGATCGGAccagcagaaaaaacgcttTCAATGCCCCAGCCCGCTGGAAGCTGCGACCGGCAGCTACCAGCTGTCGATACACCCCGGAGGcgtctgcgtgtctctccgcCTCAGAGACACAAAGGCAAGGCAGGCaaaaaagaagggaggaagacagatGAAAACTAAAGAAAAAATCCAGTCGTTCACTTTTTGGAATTAAAGGGTGCTTTTTTAAGCTCCCTCAAAAGTCAATGCATGCGTGGAACGCACAAGCCGCGAACCAGACGCACACCGTTATCTAGAGCTGTACTTTAAAGTAGGTATCCTCGCAGCGCTTAGACCATACTGATTTGTGTCACTTATGAGATAATCAAGAAATGTAACATATAAAATAGACACGCACAAAACAAGATACAGATACAGATAACAATACTCCAATAACAACGAAACCTaaagatgcatatatatatatatatatatgtatatatatatatatgcaaacaTCCATCTGTTTGGATCTGACGATTGGCAAGGTCCCCCACAGACTACAGGACAGAGGACGAGATCCGCTGCTTCCTCATGGAGGGAAGGTGGGCGAGTTCACACGCGCAGAAAAAATaacagaagaaacgtttACCCGTGGAGACACCCGAAGGAGATTCGAAGCGGAAAAAAGGTGCTTGCATTTTTGCCGAGACGCAGACATCCAGCGATGAACGCCGAAAACGGATTTcgtcgaggaagcgaagTCGTCTTTCTGGAGTGGACGAGCACGTAGAATCGGTCTCAGTTCGTTTCGCTGAAGGACTCTTTCAAAATTTAAACTATGGACGCAAGCGTAGCACACCTGCATCTAGAGCCATGCACAGTGAGCACGCGCGTATCTACAGACAGAACGCAGATGCAGTTATGTGGGTAGAACAGAaaggcacacacacaaacatagGTAGCACGATCTGTGAAAAACATGCACAAAGACAAATTcatgcacatatatgtatgtctatATGTCGATGTATAGCTGCTCGTATGTATCTACGACGCTAACGGCTTTATGTGGGGAGGTGTCAGTATTGCCAGCAGGTTTGGAGTATGGAAGCGCACCTTTAGGTGCTTGGCTGCTTCGATTGCTGGCGTTAAATGTCGTCGAACGCTTTCTTTTGTCGATTAAGAGGTATAGTGCCTGCAAGAGGCTTTTCCTCCCGAGTCTCTTCGTCGTAGACACGCCATACGAAACGCCGTTGCTTCTTTGCATGTCCCAGCTCCGATTCACTGTCCTTACGTATACGAGTTCAGACACGAAGACGCACACATTTCGATGTAGATCTAATTACTGTATGTGAACATAATTCTGCGCAGACACATGTATGCGACGTGAATCTGTGGTCATCTCTGTGCCCCACTTCCCCTGTTCACCGATGACGCTGGATGGGTCAGCGTGGCTAgttcctccgttttccaTCTAAATTCTCACCCAGCCTGTAGTCAGAGCGGATCCATATCTGGTGTGGCTCCGAGCAGAGGCTGTATATTTCTGTGAAAGTACGGAGACCTACACAGACGCGCATTTTGAGGTGAACTCTTGTTTGGATTTGAAGTGACGTGCAGAACGTGCTTTCAAGCTCCTCCGCATACGCCGCTCGCGAAGCCCCATGCGGATGCCATTTTCGCTGGTCGATAAATGCCACATACAGACTTGCTTTTCCCTTCTCTAAAGATGCGACCCGGAAATGCAACTCTGCGTGGGGCAGAGACGCGTATTGCGAAAAAGCGCTGCTAGACTGTAAACACTTTCAGTGGTCTACGCCCTTGGTCTCCTCATGTCCTTTCCGGGAACGTTTTGTGTCAAATCCGAGTTATGGGAACGCGAATGCCGAGCGTGCTTTTGAAagtgtgtgtctgttccAGGGAAAGAGACTTTCACGAAAACTGCTTGCACCCCCAGGAGCTGGACAACGTGTCTTGGCGTGGAGACTATGGCAAACTACTCAAGTGGCGGGCTAGAGGCAAGCGACCTGGAACGCACTGCGCTTCAGgcctttttctccgcttctcttcaccAGCGAAATgagtctttcctcttttctggaTTTGTAATTTCCGCGGCTCGTCGCCCAACTCATGTGCGTTTTCTGCAAACCGTTGTTCCCTGAAGAACACTGTGGCCTGTGCGCGCAGTCCAGTGTGACCAGACACGACCATTGCGCTAGTTGCGCGAAGGTGCCCGGCACGTTCGCGCGTTTCGCGGCTGGACTCGTGAATTTGCGCCCCGTCTGCGCGAAAAAGCGTTTCTTTGAGTGGAAAGAGGCTTGTTTTTTGTGTTGGCCCGTGCGAGGTCGCAGATTTGACTCAGAACCCACGGGAGCGTCGCGCGCCGTTcgggtgtatggacacctCGCGACCAGGCGCGCGCGTGGCGACAGGCCAGTGCATGAGTGTCACTTTTGCGACATTTTGGATTTTGTCggcgttttttcgtttctctccgtccgcTCGCTTTTTTCGTGTCTTTGAGTCCCGCAAACTCCACCGAACTCCTCCGGCCGCGCCCTTGCTTCTCGCGTCCTGAAAATGCGGCCGCTGGTCCGTGGCGGGACTGGACGGGGTCCTGGCCTCCCGGCTTCTTCCCGCCGTCAGACGACTGCGGAAGAGTCGCTTGCGTCCCCCTCGTCCGACGCCGGGCACTCCACGCGATCCGCTGCTTCGACGTCTTCCACCTCTTCTCGGTCGACTTCAGCGCCTTCTGCGCCGGGTTCCCCGTCTGCAGCCGCTTCCCCGTCTGCGCCTGCATCCCCGTGTGCATCCCCGTCTCGGTCTTACCACGCATCCTCGCGCGCCCCCAACGTTTCTAGAAGAGGCGAGATGCTTGCTTCGCCTCGTCCCGTGGGCGCGGCTCTGCAGAATTCCCTGCAGGCcggcgagacaggcgagttCGATTCGCGTTTCGGTGCGGAGCGTCCGTTCCCAGGCAGTGACTGGGATGCCTCGCGCACGCTGCAGCTGCCCGCCAGAGAGGACTTGGTCTCTTTGCGGACGACACTGCGGCGAGGCCCGCCTGCGGGTACCCATCTCACTCCCCAACCTCTCGACGACGACGAGTTCACGCCCAGAGACCCCCTCGAAGGCAGGCAGAATGGACCTCTCAACCGGGTCTACATGCGCCGACAGAAGGACGGCGCAGTCTTTCTCTACGTCTCTGCGCAAATGGATCAACACCTTCTTCGCGCCTTCAGCAACTACTCTTTCAACGGCTACATGACTGTCCAGAAATGGGTGCAGCTGGTAGGGGCTAAGCACATGCGTTTGACCGAACGGGGGTTGGGCGacagcgtctcttccttccagagaagacgcctgtagagacacacgcatgcgcatgcttCTGAGCACTGGAGGCGATCCATTCTGAGCAcgcgaaaggcagagaagggaacGTCGTATTTAGGGGATAGCGAGACCGATCGCTGCTTAACGCAAGACACAAGCCACATAACGGGCTGGAGAGTGGCGCGGCATTCTGCACACGGCTTTTCCCAGTGTCGTCTTCACTCTGGCGCCAGTTCCTTGTAGTTTTGGTATAGTGGAAGCACCTTTTGGAGGATCTGCACACTTTGAGAAACATGACGAATGGACGGGTGAAAGAACGATACGCACGAAACGCGTGCATGTGTGCGTTTTGCGCGATTCCCGTGTTTCCACTTTTACTGGTGGTCCTGAAAAAGTATGCAAGTTCTTGTACTTTGAACCCTTATGCCC
This genomic interval carries:
- a CDS encoding ABC transporter transmembrane region domain-containing protein (encoded by transcript TGME49_209190~Predicted trans-membrane domain (TMHMM2.0):37-60:95-118:130-153:231-251:315-338) produces the protein MPGVLSKGASSPEAPATSRASLFALFSRFCPDRTRKRLFLAFSSLIVCSSCNLATPTLLGIAIDAASSSSRSSSLPSSLSSSFSASAGAGCAPATGLFAGVGSVLSGVWTVLGQVLCGGGKEALKSQPPKVLFTLIACVVCLGAFSSFLRTSQLETAEHEMRMEVRRQLFRTLLYMPPSLFLCRSPGHLLPLFTEDTEALVSALTQTQAQALRYTSSVVGGSSLLLLISPRVTVLALLLLPLAGCSAMLLAKRLRRLRSIREKEMQECTAFLSDRLFHVKTVYIHQEQEQELFRLQKRQDEALEAAKAAAVANGCFFGGLSFSINATVLALLTYGTTLVKQGVLSYGNLTTFAVYSSMVGVGFSGLTAVSSELARAAEAGARLHAVLSVGETLRLPGTSRQRELPDAREQRKHKKQKREGQEEEQRKEREEEGKSERESLPLLVKISEFEEGRAGPEDVAQQVEGKIVFSNVSFSYGRSKDFQERSAPTSSLASLLLPAHASEAKNEGREIGESKETPETTGDTAALKNVSLVFPPGSVTAVTGASGAGKSTLLKLLTQELRPQQGTVTLDGVDVQAIPTRLLLQKLIGVVNNESTSLLTGLSVRENITYGVWTPPATPEPAAGCPELFLEVCRLCKVDKFLSAPNISRENEVVEGAAAGFSSGEQQRLGLARALIKRASVLVLDEATAHLDAENERLLLQTLRELLQKENSTLSTGESERNETRLLTGAVKTVVLIAHSKAALQMADSVVVLRAGEIVEQGSFETLVKANGELARLLKLQEQSGDTSERTAPNHAEK